The following are encoded together in the Lathyrus oleraceus cultivar Zhongwan6 chromosome 3, CAAS_Psat_ZW6_1.0, whole genome shotgun sequence genome:
- the LOC127126821 gene encoding uncharacterized protein LOC127126821, translating to MIKRRFFKVDHGDRDGADHSSSSSDEDYDNQPAEGSQENDDDDEVSSASSGYKSEDSSANDIDAHSADTNSAGLLFSEDDTGTIKEREVFINKKFASERDSEKSNVMPEKKPLPADIQSAFVVQIKSVFKCRLCPRIICLTEDTLRNHLQSKRHARSEKLHREGRLKVMLNSDGEIENQEDSEKETEDTEDYIKKNDIGPKPHKERSKKKKRDKSNSRKIRSKGSSKRSRKK from the exons ATGATAAAGAGAAGATTCTTTAAGGTTGATCATGGAGATAGGGATGGTGCAGATCATTCTTCTTCATCCTCGGATGAAGATTATGATAATCAACCCGCGGAAGGAAGCCAGgagaatgatgatgatgatgaagttaGCTCAGCATCTTCTG GATATAAAAGTGAGGATAGCTCTGCCAACGACATTGATGCGCACTCTGCTGATACAAACTCTGCAG GTCTGCTATTTAGTGAAGATGATACTGGAACTATAAAAGAAAGGGAAGTGTTTATTAACAAGAAGTTTGCTAGTGAACGTGACTCTGAGAAATCTAATGTTATGCCTGAAAAGAAACCCCTACCAGCAGATATACAGTCCGCTTTTGTCGTACAAATAAAATCAGTATTTAAATGCAGGCTATGTCCTCGGATTATATGTTTGACTGAGGACACTTTGCGGAATCATCTTCAATCAAAG AGACATGCTCGATCTGAAAAACTACACAGGGAAGGCAGACTGAAGGTCATGCTCAACAGCGATGGTGAAATAGAGAACCAAGAGGACTCAGAGAAAGAAACCGAAGATACTGAG GATTATATAAAGAAGAATGACATAGGACCGAAGCCACATAAGGAGAGATCGAAAAAGAAG AAACGTGACAAATCAAACTCAAGGAAGATTCGGTCAAAAGGGTCATCCAAAAGAAGCCGCAAAAAATAA